The following nucleotide sequence is from Acidobacteriota bacterium.
ACATGGCGCTCAACCTGGAACGTTGGGTAGACATCATCGTCGCGCGCACCTATAGCCACGAATCGGTGATCGAGCTGGCGGCGCATTCGTCGGTGCCGGTGATCAACGGCCTGTCAGAGTTCTCGCATCCTTGCCAGGGGCTGACCGATTACTTCACGTTGACCGAAAAGGTCGGGCCGGATTTGAGCGGCTTCAAACTGGCGTATGTCGGCGACGGCAACAACACGGCGCATTCGCTGATTTTCGGCGCCGCCAAAACCGGCGCGCACATCCGCATCGGCTGTCCGAAAGGCTATGAGCCAGACGCCGAGGTCTTGAAACGGGCGCGCAAAGAGGCGCGCAGCACCGGGGCCAAGATCGAAGTCGTGCACGATCCTTACGAAGCCGTCGCCGACGTGCAGGCCGTTTACACAGACGTGTGGGCTTCGATGGGGTTTGAAGCCGAGACCGAACGGCGGCGCGAGATATTCTCGTCGTACCGCGTGACCAAAAAGCTAATGAGTAATGCCGCCAAAGGCGCGTTTTTTATGCACTGCCTGCCCGCCCATCGCGGTGACGAAGTGGATGCCGATGTGATTGACGGCAAAAATTCTATTGTTTACGACGAAGCCGAAAACCGGTTGCACACACAGAAAGCGATCATGCTGTTGCTGGTGCAAGCCAACCAAGACTGAGTGCGGAATGTGGAATGCGGATTTTTGAGGTTAGTTGATGAATGAACAATTGCAGCCGGACAGCGAAAAGAATGCGGAACCGCTGACCGATGAGAATCCGCCATCCGCCATCCGCCATCCACCTTCAACTGCTCCGCAACCCAAAAGCATCGCCCGTTCCGCCAGCATCGTCAGCGTCGCCACGATGGGTAGTCGTGTGCTGGGCTTGGTGCGCGAACAGGTTTTCGCGGCCTTCTTCGGCGCGGGCGTGGCGAACGACGCCTTCAACATCGCGTTTCGCATTCCCAACATGCTGCGCGATCTATTTGCCGAGGGGGCACTTTCAGCCGCGTTTGTCTCCACCTTTTCCCGCACGCTCAATCAAAAAGGCGAACGCGAGGCCTGGCGGCTGGCGAATCTGGTCAGCAACGGCTTGATCGTGATTTTGTCCGTCATCATGGTCTTGGGCATCATCTTTGCGCCGCAGATCGTGGGCTGGCTGGTTGGCTCAGACCTGAGCGGCCACGCCAATTCTGCGGTCATGATTCCGCTGGCGATTAAGATGACGCGCATCCTGTTTCCGTTTTTGCTGATGGTTTCATTGGCGGCGGTGGCGATGGGCGTGCTCAATACCAAAGACCGTTACGGTGTGCCGGCGTCGGCTTCGACGATGTTCAACGTCGGTTCGATTGTGGGCGGTTTGGCTTGCGCTTATGCCTATGCGCCGGAATATGTCGGACGCATTGCCCAGGGTTTGTGGTATCGGCATCCTGTTGAGCGTGATGAAGTCGGTGCGATACAGGCGATCATCGGCATGGCGATTGGCACACTGATCGGCGGTGTCATGCAATGGCTGATTCAAGTGCCCAGTTTGCGTGCGGTCGGTTATCGCTGGCGTTGGGAACTGAGCTTCAGCGATCCCGGTGTGCGGCAGGTGATGAAGCTGATGGCTCCGGCGATCATTGGCGCGGCGGCGTTGCAGGTCAATTTGGTCGTCAACACCAACTTTGCCACCAGTCTGGGGCAGGGGCCTGTTTCGTGGTTGCAGTATGCTTTTCGGATGATCTACTTGCCGATTGGAATTTTCGGTGTGGCCATCTCGACGGCGACCTTGCCGATCACGTCAAAGGCAGCGGCGCTGGATGATTTGGCAGGCTTTCGGCGGATGCTGGCCTCGGCCTTGCGGCTGACGTTTTTGCTGACCATTCCTTCAGCAGTCGGCTTGATCGTGCTGAGTCGCCCGATTATCGCGCTGATCTATCAGCGCGGCAGTTTTACCGCTTACGACACCGCACAAACGGCGCAAGCCTTGAGTTATTACGCCATCGGGCTGGTCGCATATTCGGCGATCCGTGTCCTGACGCCTTCGTTTTATGCGCTGAAAGAAACGCGCATCCCGATGCTGGCGAGCGTTGTTTCGATTGTGACGAATTACATTGTCGCCTCGTTGTCGGTGCGGCAATTCGGCTTTGGCCATCGCGGGCTGGCGCTTTCGATTGCGGCGGTGGCCATTGTGAATTCGCTGCTGCTGTTGTTTTTCATGCGGCGCAAACTGGGCGAGATTGAAGGGCGCAGCCTGCTCAGTTCATTCAGCAAAGTGACGCTGGCGGCGGCGGTGATGGGGGCAATCTGTTGGTTGGTGAGCCAGCGAGTAGAAAGCCTGCTCGGCATCAAGACCCTGACCGCGCGGCTTTTAGATGTGGGCGGTTCGGTGGGACTGGGCATCCTGGTTTTTTTTATAACCGCCCGCTTGTTGCGCGTTGGTGAGATCACGCAATTGACTAGCATCGTGGCGCGTAGGCTGGGACGCAAGTCGCGTTCATCTTGGCCGACAACTTAGTCTCTGCGATACCAGGTGATCAATGCTTTGTAATTCGGGATTGGCGCGTCAATGAAGTCCGCAGAGGTACGCCTATCGGATCATCTGCCGCAAGTGGTGGAACGCCCAATCCATAAATTGATCAGAAAACACGAAGGCGCGCCGCAGTGATAAAACCGTGGCGCGCCTTCGTGTTGCTTAAATGAGGCTTTGCGTTAGTGCGGTTGGTTGCCAACGCGTGGAAACTCGGTGATGGCCGATGCCGGATTGGTCAACGGTTGTTTGAAGAAGCGGAACGAGATCGAACGATAGACGCGGCCCGCAATATCCGCGGCCCGCTTGCCTGCTTCGGAAGAGCCAGTGGTGATGACCGTGACCACCAAACGCGGATTGTCTACGCTGGAAAACGAGGTGAATAAACCCAGCTTGTCAGTCGCGCCTGTGCAGGTGCCCGTTTTGCCCGCAACCTGGCCTAGCGGATCGTAGGCCAGTTTGCCCGTGCCGTAATTCACGGCACCGCTCATGCCCGACAATGTCCGCAACCGGTCTTCGGGGGTAATTTCAATCCGCCGTTTCAAAATCGGTTTGAAATCCGCCGCGTCGTCCACGGTGCG
It contains:
- the argF gene encoding ornithine carbamoyltransferase, producing MALKDLISIDDLTRQEVRRIFETTADLKAQPRNYSQALAGRSVALIFEKPSLRTRVTFDLGATQMGASCVYLDHQGVRLGERESVKDMALNLERWVDIIVARTYSHESVIELAAHSSVPVINGLSEFSHPCQGLTDYFTLTEKVGPDLSGFKLAYVGDGNNTAHSLIFGAAKTGAHIRIGCPKGYEPDAEVLKRARKEARSTGAKIEVVHDPYEAVADVQAVYTDVWASMGFEAETERRREIFSSYRVTKKLMSNAAKGAFFMHCLPAHRGDEVDADVIDGKNSIVYDEAENRLHTQKAIMLLLVQANQD
- the murJ gene encoding murein biosynthesis integral membrane protein MurJ, whose product is MNEQLQPDSEKNAEPLTDENPPSAIRHPPSTAPQPKSIARSASIVSVATMGSRVLGLVREQVFAAFFGAGVANDAFNIAFRIPNMLRDLFAEGALSAAFVSTFSRTLNQKGEREAWRLANLVSNGLIVILSVIMVLGIIFAPQIVGWLVGSDLSGHANSAVMIPLAIKMTRILFPFLLMVSLAAVAMGVLNTKDRYGVPASASTMFNVGSIVGGLACAYAYAPEYVGRIAQGLWYRHPVERDEVGAIQAIIGMAIGTLIGGVMQWLIQVPSLRAVGYRWRWELSFSDPGVRQVMKLMAPAIIGAAALQVNLVVNTNFATSLGQGPVSWLQYAFRMIYLPIGIFGVAISTATLPITSKAAALDDLAGFRRMLASALRLTFLLTIPSAVGLIVLSRPIIALIYQRGSFTAYDTAQTAQALSYYAIGLVAYSAIRVLTPSFYALKETRIPMLASVVSIVTNYIVASLSVRQFGFGHRGLALSIAAVAIVNSLLLLFFMRRKLGEIEGRSLLSSFSKVTLAAAVMGAICWLVSQRVESLLGIKTLTARLLDVGGSVGLGILVFFITARLLRVGEITQLTSIVARRLGRKSRSSWPTT